The proteins below are encoded in one region of Caldanaerovirga acetigignens:
- a CDS encoding Nif3-like dinuclear metal center hexameric protein, which produces MISIQTVINLIEKFAPKKLSLEWDNVGLMVGASSAKVKKILVVLTVTPGVVEYAASSGVDLIISHHPFIFKPLNSVRQDLPVGKMIIEAIKHDIAIYSAHTNLDVAKGGINDLLAQKLGLEKVEVLEKTFEEPLKKIVVYVPKGYEEVVRDSMGDAGAGHIGNYSHCSFNISGIGTFKPLEGSNPFLGRQGELERVEEVRVETIAPASRVKKILNAMLKVHPYEEVAYDIYPVENEGCAFGLGRIGYLKTPVTLGELCRIVKQKLEVKYLRVVGESDRKVSKIALCGGAGGSLISKAVFAGADAYITGDIKYHEAEEAKASGIALIDAGHYSTEKIILNFLVEYLKKELAELESDVSVEVYDEGDPIKIV; this is translated from the coding sequence ATGATCAGCATTCAGACTGTGATTAATTTGATAGAAAAGTTCGCTCCCAAAAAGCTTTCTTTAGAATGGGACAACGTAGGTTTGATGGTGGGAGCAAGCTCGGCGAAAGTAAAAAAGATACTCGTTGTACTTACAGTTACGCCCGGGGTGGTAGAATACGCCGCCTCAAGCGGCGTGGACCTGATTATTTCACACCATCCTTTCATTTTCAAACCTTTGAATTCCGTAAGGCAGGATTTACCAGTAGGGAAAATGATTATAGAGGCAATAAAGCATGATATAGCGATTTATTCTGCCCATACGAATCTGGATGTGGCAAAAGGAGGGATTAACGACCTTTTGGCGCAAAAATTAGGACTTGAAAAGGTAGAGGTGCTGGAAAAGACCTTCGAGGAACCGTTAAAAAAGATTGTGGTATACGTTCCTAAAGGATACGAGGAAGTGGTAAGGGATTCTATGGGTGATGCTGGTGCCGGACATATAGGGAATTACAGCCATTGCAGTTTCAATATTTCGGGTATTGGGACTTTCAAGCCTCTAGAGGGTTCGAATCCTTTTTTGGGGCGGCAAGGCGAGTTGGAAAGAGTGGAAGAAGTCAGGGTCGAGACCATTGCTCCCGCATCCCGGGTCAAAAAAATATTAAATGCAATGTTGAAAGTCCACCCGTACGAAGAAGTTGCTTACGATATTTATCCTGTGGAAAATGAAGGATGCGCTTTTGGATTAGGCCGAATAGGCTACCTAAAAACTCCCGTGACCTTAGGGGAACTCTGCCGTATTGTCAAACAAAAGCTAGAAGTAAAGTATTTGCGGGTGGTAGGGGAGTCCGATAGGAAGGTTTCTAAAATTGCCTTATGCGGCGGAGCAGGAGGAAGTCTTATATCGAAAGCAGTTTTTGCGGGGGCCGATGCTTACATAACGGGAGATATAAAGTACCACGAAGCTGAGGAAGCGAAAGCTTCCGGTATAGCCTTGATAGATGCTGGGCATTACTCTACGGAAAAGATAATATTAAATTTCCTGGTCGAGTATTTAAAGAAGGAACTGGCGGAGCTGGAAAGTGACGTTTCTGTAGAGGTTTATGATGAAGGCGACCCAATAAAAATAGTTTAA